From a single Gimesia fumaroli genomic region:
- a CDS encoding neutral/alkaline non-lysosomal ceramidase N-terminal domain-containing protein, with protein MLPLLQKNVFCCVLVFIFGLGLGSQPQLQAADTSCSFGFAKTDITPEEPLRLSGYGNRAEVYEGIDEPLYIRAIAIQTPDQKICSLVSLDSIGFAASFIDRIAQQLKQKYGMNRDQLMVCSTHSHTSPQPVEGLSNIFSTPMTQAEQQAAQKYWNRVEAHVVKTVGDAIQDLQPGTLSLVTGKVGFAQNRRVLKDGKWTGFGVNPDGPVDHSLPVLKITDEAGKLRGLIFNYACHCTTFGSDYNRLNGDWAGYAAKYIEEQNGDIVAVCTIGCGADQNPIRGKKDVAKDLAVGHGRAIALEVNRLLKQPAQKLTAELKTAFGFANLPIDAPLESALKQALEHPRPQVRQHAKNMLAIIKTAGELPRTYPAPVQVWKFGNQLTMVFLGGEVVVDYALRLKKEVKSENVWVTAYANDVFGYVASERMRDEGGYEYDFSMIYYNQPGPWAKGTEELLIHRIHQLVKQAR; from the coding sequence ATGCTTCCGTTACTGCAAAAAAATGTGTTCTGCTGTGTGTTGGTTTTTATTTTCGGGTTGGGACTTGGCTCTCAACCTCAACTGCAAGCCGCCGATACTTCTTGTTCGTTTGGCTTTGCGAAAACAGATATCACGCCGGAAGAACCCCTGCGACTGTCGGGGTATGGAAACCGTGCCGAAGTCTACGAAGGCATCGATGAGCCGCTTTACATTCGCGCGATTGCCATTCAAACGCCGGATCAAAAAATCTGTTCGCTGGTGTCCCTCGATTCGATCGGCTTTGCCGCTTCGTTTATAGACCGTATCGCGCAGCAGCTCAAACAGAAGTATGGCATGAACCGCGATCAACTGATGGTATGCAGCACGCACTCGCATACCTCTCCCCAGCCGGTTGAAGGCTTGTCGAATATCTTTTCCACACCCATGACCCAAGCAGAACAACAGGCAGCACAGAAATACTGGAACCGTGTCGAAGCACACGTTGTCAAAACGGTGGGTGACGCGATTCAAGACCTGCAGCCGGGAACCTTGTCGCTCGTTACGGGGAAAGTCGGCTTTGCACAGAATCGGCGTGTATTGAAGGACGGAAAGTGGACCGGCTTTGGTGTGAATCCGGATGGTCCCGTCGATCATAGTCTGCCGGTTCTCAAGATAACCGACGAAGCCGGGAAATTGCGTGGCCTGATCTTCAACTATGCCTGTCACTGCACAACATTCGGCAGCGATTACAATCGGCTGAATGGTGACTGGGCGGGCTATGCTGCCAAATACATCGAAGAACAGAACGGCGATATTGTCGCCGTCTGTACGATTGGCTGTGGCGCGGATCAAAATCCCATCCGAGGCAAAAAAGACGTCGCGAAAGATCTGGCGGTTGGTCACGGACGCGCCATTGCCCTGGAAGTCAATCGGCTTCTGAAACAGCCGGCCCAGAAACTGACGGCGGAACTGAAGACCGCATTTGGCTTTGCCAACCTGCCCATTGATGCGCCTCTGGAAAGTGCGTTGAAACAGGCCTTGGAGCATCCGCGCCCTCAGGTCAGACAGCATGCGAAAAATATGCTGGCGATTATTAAAACAGCCGGTGAGCTTCCACGCACCTACCCGGCTCCGGTTCAGGTCTGGAAATTCGGGAACCAGCTCACCATGGTCTTCCTCGGCGGCGAAGTCGTCGTCGACTATGCATTGCGGCTCAAGAAAGAAGTGAAGAGTGAAAATGTCTGGGTGACCGCGTATGCCAACGATGTCTTTGGCTATGTCGCCTCCGAACGCATGCGGGATGAAGGCGGCTATGAGTATGACTTCTCCATGATCTACTACAACCAGCCAGGCCCATGGGCCAAAGGGACCGAAGAACTGTTGATTCATCGCATTCACCAACTGGTAAAACAGGCCCGTTAA
- a CDS encoding type I restriction-modification system subunit M: protein MVSSTQIKTIQDIMRKDVGVDGDAQRIGQLTWMIFLKIFEDREREFELLDDKYKSPIPEPFRWRNWAADPEGMTGDELLDFVNNHLFAKLKELRVDKSPMAYVIRSAFEDAYNYMKSGQLLRQVINKLNEDLDFNRTEDRHLFNDIYEQILKDLQSAGNAGEYYTPRAVTQFMVDMVDPQLGEKLLDPACGTGGFLTCSIEHVRNKYVKTVADRELLQQSIHGVEKKQLPHLLCVTNLLLHGIDVPSNVRHENTLSRPLTDYGPKDRVDVIVTNPPFGGMEEDGIESNFPATYRTRETADLFLILIMRLLKDGGRAAIVLPDGTLFGEGVKTRIKEKLLEECNLHTIVRLPNGVFNPYTGIKTNLLFFEKGKKTKRIWYYEHPYPAGQKSYNKTRPIRIEEFAAEKKWWKKRKENEFAWKVSIKDIRESGYNLDQKNPHSTDEGPGDPDALLKSYQKLQKQIDQTREQLKQELRAALGGDS from the coding sequence ATGGTAAGCAGTACACAGATCAAGACGATCCAGGACATCATGCGCAAAGATGTCGGCGTGGATGGAGACGCACAACGTATCGGCCAGCTGACCTGGATGATTTTTCTCAAGATCTTTGAAGACCGTGAACGGGAATTCGAACTGCTTGACGACAAATACAAGTCCCCCATTCCCGAACCCTTTCGCTGGCGGAACTGGGCTGCTGACCCGGAGGGCATGACCGGCGACGAACTGCTTGATTTCGTCAACAATCACCTGTTTGCTAAACTCAAAGAACTGCGCGTCGACAAGAGTCCGATGGCGTACGTGATCCGCTCTGCCTTTGAAGACGCGTATAACTATATGAAGTCGGGCCAGTTGTTGCGGCAGGTGATCAATAAACTGAATGAAGACCTCGACTTCAACCGCACCGAAGACCGGCATCTGTTTAATGACATTTACGAACAGATTCTGAAAGACCTGCAGTCCGCCGGCAATGCGGGCGAATATTATACGCCGCGGGCGGTCACACAGTTCATGGTGGATATGGTTGATCCCCAACTGGGGGAGAAACTGCTTGATCCCGCCTGTGGGACCGGGGGCTTCTTGACCTGCTCTATCGAGCATGTTCGCAACAAGTATGTCAAAACGGTGGCCGACCGGGAACTGCTGCAGCAGTCGATCCACGGCGTGGAAAAAAAACAGCTCCCGCATCTGCTGTGTGTGACGAACCTGTTATTGCACGGCATCGATGTCCCCTCCAATGTGCGGCACGAGAATACTTTGTCCCGTCCGTTGACCGACTACGGTCCTAAAGACCGCGTGGATGTGATTGTGACGAATCCACCGTTCGGAGGGATGGAGGAAGATGGCATCGAATCCAACTTTCCGGCCACGTATCGCACACGGGAAACTGCCGACCTGTTTCTGATTTTGATCATGCGTCTGCTCAAAGACGGGGGACGGGCAGCGATTGTCCTGCCGGACGGGACCCTGTTCGGCGAAGGGGTCAAAACGCGGATTAAGGAAAAGCTGCTGGAAGAATGCAATCTGCATACGATCGTCCGGCTGCCGAACGGCGTGTTCAATCCCTATACGGGTATCAAAACCAACCTGCTCTTTTTCGAAAAGGGGAAAAAGACGAAGCGGATCTGGTATTACGAGCATCCCTACCCCGCGGGGCAGAAATCGTACAACAAAACCAGGCCAATTCGGATCGAAGAATTTGCAGCCGAGAAGAAATGGTGGAAAAAACGGAAAGAAAACGAGTTCGCCTGGAAGGTCTCAATCAAAGACATTCGCGAGAGCGGCTATAACCTGGATCAGAAAAACCCGCATTCCACAGACGAAGGTCCTGGCGACCCCGACGCGCTATTGAAGTCGTATCAGAAACTACAGAAGCAGATCGACCAGACCCGCGAACAGCTCAAGCAGGAACTCCGCGCCGCGCTGGGAGGGGACTCGTGA
- a CDS encoding restriction endonuclease subunit S, translating to MNVDTFLEQFGHLAEAPDGIKKLRELILDLAIRGKLVKQGTEAPINNLIEEIHKDRELQIKAGILKNEKEILKVDIEKFPNESVINWGCLPLGEIANIVRGVTFPGSVKTREKRSSHLPCLRTTNVQNKIVWDDLIYIPSEYVKREDQFVKQNDLIISMANSYELVGKIAIVNECKTLTTFGGFLAAIRPFVINQEYLSHYLRSPTIQLAMRSTSSQTTNIANISLKGIRPLPVHFPPLAEQKRIVAKVDELMALCDELETQQQQRQTVHAQLTTASLHQLTTAETPRQQTKAWQRIDTQFDQLFTTSESIKQLRQTILQLAVQGKLVPQDPEDEPAEKLLERIEVLRRELLLQKKVRKLNPFKPMDDIEPFSIPENWKWCRFGEILVDLRYGTSKKCSLKKSGIPVLRIPNIVRGKIDDTNLKYTALSEEERENLKLRTGDLLLIRSNGSESIVGRTAVVGTDDEIYAFAGYLVRLRSDPQNINATFLSQVFDSGLVRHQIEFPIRTTSGVKNINSTEIVNLLVPLPPLQEQERIVSKISQLMNLCEKLERDLENQKTSSANISSALSAAVLNQ from the coding sequence GTGAACGTCGACACGTTTCTGGAACAGTTTGGACATCTGGCTGAGGCGCCGGACGGGATTAAAAAACTGCGGGAGCTGATTCTGGATCTTGCGATTCGGGGAAAGCTAGTAAAACAAGGTACTGAAGCTCCAATTAATAATTTAATTGAAGAGATCCACAAAGATCGCGAACTTCAAATCAAGGCTGGAATTCTTAAAAATGAAAAGGAAATACTAAAAGTAGATATCGAAAAGTTTCCAAATGAAAGTGTCATAAACTGGGGGTGTCTGCCTTTAGGTGAAATTGCAAATATTGTACGCGGAGTTACTTTTCCAGGATCAGTAAAAACAAGAGAGAAAAGATCAAGTCATCTACCATGTTTAAGAACTACTAATGTGCAGAATAAGATTGTTTGGGATGATTTGATTTATATTCCAAGTGAATATGTGAAACGGGAAGATCAGTTTGTTAAACAAAATGATTTAATAATCTCAATGGCAAACAGTTATGAACTGGTCGGTAAAATTGCAATAGTTAACGAATGCAAAACATTAACAACATTTGGGGGATTCTTGGCCGCGATAAGACCTTTTGTTATTAATCAGGAATATCTAAGCCATTATTTACGAAGCCCTACCATTCAATTAGCTATGCGCTCGACTTCTAGTCAAACAACAAATATTGCAAATATATCTTTGAAAGGCATTCGTCCCTTACCAGTACATTTTCCTCCCCTGGCTGAGCAGAAGCGGATTGTGGCCAAGGTGGATGAGTTGATGGCGTTGTGTGATGAGCTGGAAACGCAGCAGCAACAGCGGCAGACGGTGCACGCCCAACTGACGACCGCCAGCCTGCACCAGCTGACCACCGCCGAGACACCCCGCCAGCAGACGAAAGCCTGGCAGCGGATCGATACCCAGTTCGACCAGCTCTTCACCACCAGCGAGAGCATCAAACAACTCCGCCAGACCATCCTGCAACTCGCCGTCCAGGGGAAACTGGTGCCACAGGACCCGGAGGACGAACCTGCTGAGAAGTTGTTGGAGCGGATTGAAGTACTCCGGAGAGAACTTCTCTTACAAAAGAAAGTGCGCAAACTAAATCCGTTTAAACCGATGGATGATATAGAACCATTTTCAATTCCAGAAAATTGGAAGTGGTGCAGATTTGGAGAAATCCTAGTCGATTTACGATATGGAACCTCAAAAAAATGTAGCCTCAAAAAGTCTGGCATTCCAGTATTACGAATCCCCAACATTGTCAGAGGAAAAATCGATGATACAAATTTAAAGTACACTGCATTAAGCGAAGAAGAAAGGGAAAACTTAAAGCTAAGAACTGGCGACTTATTGTTGATCCGTTCTAACGGTAGTGAATCAATAGTTGGTAGAACTGCTGTTGTGGGGACAGATGATGAAATCTATGCATTCGCAGGATATTTAGTACGTCTACGATCTGACCCACAAAATATCAATGCAACTTTTCTATCCCAGGTCTTTGATAGTGGATTAGTTCGTCATCAGATTGAATTTCCCATTCGAACTACTTCAGGTGTTAAAAATATAAATAGCACCGAGATTGTCAATTTGCTTGTCCCCCTCCCTCCATTACAAGAACAAGAGCGGATTGTTTCTAAGATTAGTCAGTTAATGAATCTTTGCGAGAAACTGGAACGTGATTTAGAAAATCAAAAAACGAGTTCCGCTAATATATCTTCAGCTTTATCAGCGGCAGTATTGAATCAGTAA
- a CDS encoding DUF4268 domain-containing protein produces the protein MAIYEITADRLRELEETSYAKAGVKERNDLQRLLRMQVEVISPDTLVIAEEFGEWTEGSRRIDLLGVDKDANLVVIELKRTDDGGHMELQAIRYAAMVSAMTFDRAVEVFSGYLNKIGSNTDAREALLEHLDWSEPDEDRFAQDVRIILASAEFSKELTTAVLWLNERDLDIRCMRMKPYQDGEKILVDVQQIVPLPEASAYTVQIREKERRERKDRAERYSIRKRFWTQLLNYANTQTDLHSNISPSEYHWIGTGSGVRGLAYTYKLTQHTSIVDLYIDLGVGAKEENKQIFDTLYAQKDQIETVFGEPLDWRRLNDLKASRILFEMNGGYRDDESEWQPIIEKMVDAMIRLEKALRPFIEKIKTSV, from the coding sequence ATGGCCATTTATGAAATCACTGCGGATCGTCTGCGGGAACTGGAAGAGACCTCTTATGCCAAGGCAGGGGTCAAGGAGCGGAATGATTTGCAGCGGTTGTTGCGGATGCAGGTGGAGGTGATTTCGCCGGATACGCTGGTGATTGCTGAGGAGTTCGGGGAGTGGACCGAAGGGAGTCGGCGGATTGATCTGCTGGGTGTCGACAAGGATGCCAACCTGGTGGTGATCGAACTCAAGCGGACCGACGATGGCGGACATATGGAGCTGCAGGCGATTCGCTATGCGGCGATGGTCTCGGCGATGACGTTCGACCGGGCCGTGGAAGTCTTCTCCGGCTACCTGAATAAAATCGGCAGTAACACCGATGCCCGCGAGGCGCTGCTGGAACATCTCGACTGGAGTGAGCCGGACGAAGACCGCTTTGCCCAGGACGTGCGGATCATTCTGGCCTCGGCCGAGTTTTCCAAAGAACTGACCACAGCCGTCCTCTGGCTGAACGAGCGGGATCTGGATATCCGCTGTATGCGGATGAAGCCCTACCAGGATGGCGAAAAGATTCTGGTCGATGTGCAACAGATCGTCCCCCTGCCGGAAGCGTCCGCGTATACGGTGCAGATTCGAGAGAAAGAACGCCGCGAACGGAAAGATCGGGCCGAACGGTATTCAATCCGCAAACGATTCTGGACGCAGCTGCTGAACTATGCGAATACACAAACGGATTTGCACTCGAATATTTCGCCCTCGGAATATCACTGGATCGGAACGGGTTCGGGCGTGCGGGGGCTGGCCTACACTTACAAGCTGACGCAGCATACGTCGATTGTGGATCTCTATATTGATCTTGGCGTCGGGGCTAAAGAAGAGAACAAACAGATCTTTGATACCTTGTACGCTCAAAAAGATCAGATAGAAACCGTTTTTGGAGAGCCATTGGATTGGCGACGTTTGAATGATCTCAAAGCCAGTCGGATTTTGTTTGAAATGAACGGCGGATACCGGGATGACGAATCGGAGTGGCAACCAATAATTGAAAAAATGGTGGATGCCATGATTCGTCTGGAGAAGGCGCTGCGTCCGTTTATTGAAAAAATCAAAACGAGTGTCTAA
- the hsdR gene encoding EcoAI/FtnUII family type I restriction enzme subunit R produces the protein MTINKKSLSERDICSKYITPSLTQAGWDLQTQVREEVSFTDGQIIVKGKTVKRGKPKRADYILYYRSNIPLAVIEAKDNNHSVGDGMQQALAYADDDSALSLPFVFSSNGDAFLFHDKTVKTGDVEQELSLDQFPSPDELWERYCRWKGFKETALEVVTQDFYSDGSGKEPRYYQVNAINRTIEGIAQGKRRLLLVMATGTGKTYTAFQIIWRLWKAQQCKRVLFLADRNILVDQTKNNDFKPFGKAMHKIVKRTADPAYEIYLALYQALTGTEDDKNIYKEFSPDFFDLIVIDECHRGSAKEDSQWREILEYFDSAIHIGLTATPKETKYVSNIHYFGDPIYTYTLKQGIQDGFLAPYRVVRLDFDKDLAGWRPEEGKTDKFGHEIEDRIYNQKDFDRNLVLEKRTELVARSITEFLKGTSRYDKVIVFCDNIDHAERMRQALVNQNADMVQENRKYVMRITGDNDEGKAELENFIDPESRYPVIATTSKLMTTGVDAKTTKLVVLDSRIQSMTEFKQIIGRGTRINPDYDKYFFTIMDFKKATELFADEDFDGPPICIYEPGADESPVPPEDLDETIEDESLAEEFAEGETLVDGTTPPDIDLDTSPVKPRRYYVKDVEVSVVAERVQYFDPHSGKLITESLKDYTKKRVGEEYSTLTDFIQQWTTAERKQAIIEELEEHGILFDALADEVGKDFGPFDLICHVAFDQPPLTRKERSENVRKQNYFTEYGEQARLVLEALLDKYADEGISNLEDISVLNVDPFSQWGTPVEIIQAFGGKSQFLEAVNKLKNMLYDAAT, from the coding sequence ATGACAATCAACAAGAAATCACTCAGCGAACGCGATATCTGTTCCAAATACATTACGCCTTCACTCACCCAGGCCGGTTGGGATCTGCAGACACAGGTGCGGGAAGAGGTTTCATTTACTGACGGGCAGATCATCGTCAAAGGGAAAACCGTCAAACGGGGCAAGCCCAAGCGAGCCGATTATATTCTCTATTACCGTTCCAACATTCCGCTGGCAGTCATCGAAGCGAAAGACAATAACCATTCCGTGGGCGACGGAATGCAGCAGGCATTAGCTTATGCCGATGATGACAGTGCCCTCTCCCTCCCGTTTGTGTTCAGCAGTAATGGCGATGCCTTTCTGTTTCACGACAAAACGGTGAAAACAGGTGACGTCGAACAGGAACTTTCCCTCGATCAGTTCCCTTCACCCGATGAACTCTGGGAACGCTACTGTCGCTGGAAAGGCTTTAAAGAGACCGCTCTGGAAGTGGTCACCCAGGATTTCTATTCGGATGGCAGTGGAAAGGAACCCCGTTATTATCAGGTCAACGCCATCAATCGCACCATTGAAGGCATCGCACAGGGGAAACGCCGTTTGTTGCTGGTGATGGCAACGGGAACCGGAAAAACTTATACCGCGTTTCAAATCATCTGGAGACTCTGGAAAGCCCAGCAGTGCAAGCGTGTGCTCTTCCTGGCAGATCGTAATATTCTGGTCGACCAGACGAAAAACAACGATTTCAAGCCGTTTGGCAAGGCCATGCATAAGATCGTCAAACGGACTGCCGACCCCGCATATGAAATCTATCTGGCCCTGTATCAGGCACTGACCGGGACGGAAGATGATAAGAACATCTACAAGGAGTTCTCACCCGATTTCTTCGATCTGATTGTGATTGATGAATGCCATCGGGGCAGCGCCAAAGAAGACAGCCAGTGGCGGGAGATTCTGGAATACTTCGATTCCGCCATTCACATCGGACTGACGGCGACACCCAAAGAAACCAAGTATGTTTCGAACATTCATTATTTCGGCGATCCAATCTACACCTACACTCTGAAACAGGGGATCCAGGACGGCTTTCTGGCTCCCTACCGCGTGGTTCGGCTCGATTTTGATAAGGATCTGGCAGGCTGGCGCCCGGAAGAAGGTAAGACGGATAAGTTCGGTCACGAAATCGAGGACCGCATCTACAACCAGAAAGACTTTGACCGGAATCTGGTGCTGGAAAAACGGACCGAACTGGTTGCCAGAAGTATTACCGAATTCCTCAAAGGGACCAGCCGCTACGATAAGGTGATCGTCTTTTGTGACAATATCGACCACGCCGAACGGATGCGGCAGGCGCTGGTCAATCAGAATGCCGACATGGTGCAGGAGAACCGGAAATATGTGATGCGGATCACAGGCGATAACGATGAAGGGAAAGCGGAGCTGGAAAACTTCATTGACCCGGAAAGCCGTTACCCTGTGATCGCGACGACCTCCAAGCTGATGACCACAGGCGTCGATGCCAAGACGACGAAACTGGTGGTCCTGGACAGTCGGATTCAATCGATGACCGAGTTCAAACAGATCATTGGCCGCGGAACCCGTATTAATCCTGATTATGACAAATACTTTTTCACAATCATGGATTTTAAAAAGGCAACCGAACTGTTTGCCGACGAAGATTTTGACGGGCCGCCGATCTGCATCTATGAACCGGGAGCCGACGAGTCCCCCGTTCCACCAGAGGATTTGGATGAGACGATAGAAGACGAATCACTGGCGGAAGAATTCGCAGAGGGAGAGACTCTGGTTGATGGAACGACTCCGCCCGACATTGATCTCGATACAAGCCCGGTGAAACCGCGGCGGTATTATGTCAAAGATGTGGAAGTGAGCGTCGTCGCCGAGCGGGTGCAGTATTTTGATCCGCATTCGGGGAAACTGATCACGGAATCTCTCAAAGATTATACAAAGAAGCGGGTCGGTGAAGAGTATTCCACCTTGACCGACTTTATTCAGCAGTGGACAACCGCAGAGCGAAAACAGGCCATCATTGAAGAACTCGAAGAGCATGGTATCCTGTTTGATGCACTGGCGGATGAGGTCGGCAAAGATTTCGGTCCCTTTGATTTAATTTGCCACGTTGCCTTCGATCAGCCCCCGCTCACCCGGAAAGAACGCTCGGAAAATGTGCGCAAGCAGAACTATTTTACCGAGTATGGCGAACAGGCGCGGCTGGTGCTGGAGGCGCTGCTCGATAAATACGCGGATGAAGGCATCAGCAATCTGGAAGATATCAGTGTGCTGAATGTCGACCCCTTCAGCCAGTGGGGGACGCCTGTGGAAATTATCCAGGCGTTTGGCGGGAAATCCCAGTTTCTGGAAGCCGTTAATAAATTGAAAAACATGCTGTATGACGCAGCCACTTAA
- a CDS encoding DUF1501 domain-containing protein — MSRRTAEFCDGISRRSVVKAGLTGLMGLSLPDILRLKAHAAERGQSKQNTAIIFLELAGGPAQHETYDPKPNAPSEYRGPLSPISTAVPGVQFSEFMKEQARVLDKMAIIRSIHHDSGSHGTSSHLTQTGYYLRDRQNRENEMPSIGCITSKVRGSNADGIPAYVSLPRDMRYGRAAWLGKGFNPFITARDADAKNFEVPNLTLLRGLTAERMQDRKALLKGFDATREIIDNNGIGDAIDQYTKEAFEMVAGDSARNAFDLSQEDQNTRERYGMTSFGQNILLARRLVEHGVTVASVRVTGPSWDDHRDLVKRMRDKGIPYDRAFAALVEDLHERGLDKKVMVVAMGEFGRTPKFNRTAGRDHWGRVMSVALAGGGIKTGQVIGASDDKGGTPADAPYRPENVLAMLYRHLGIDPATTFPDHSGRPRYILERRDLIPELI, encoded by the coding sequence ATGTCTCGACGTACTGCAGAATTTTGCGATGGCATCTCACGACGGTCTGTTGTGAAAGCGGGTTTGACCGGCTTGATGGGGCTTTCTCTTCCCGATATTCTCCGCCTCAAGGCGCACGCGGCGGAACGGGGACAGTCCAAACAGAATACGGCGATCATCTTTCTCGAACTGGCGGGGGGACCGGCGCAGCATGAAACTTATGATCCCAAGCCAAATGCCCCTTCTGAATATCGGGGGCCGCTCAGTCCGATCAGCACTGCTGTTCCCGGAGTGCAGTTCAGCGAGTTCATGAAAGAACAGGCGCGGGTGCTGGATAAAATGGCCATTATCCGTTCGATTCATCACGATTCCGGCAGTCACGGCACCAGCAGTCATCTGACGCAAACCGGCTATTATCTGCGCGATCGCCAGAACAGAGAAAACGAGATGCCGAGCATCGGCTGTATTACGTCCAAAGTCCGCGGCAGTAATGCAGACGGCATTCCCGCGTATGTCTCGTTGCCGCGCGATATGCGGTATGGTCGCGCCGCCTGGCTGGGGAAAGGTTTTAATCCTTTCATCACCGCCCGCGATGCGGATGCCAAAAACTTTGAGGTTCCCAACCTGACTCTGTTGCGCGGATTGACTGCAGAGCGGATGCAGGATCGCAAGGCTCTACTCAAGGGCTTCGATGCGACGCGCGAAATTATTGATAACAACGGCATCGGTGACGCCATCGATCAATACACCAAAGAAGCCTTCGAGATGGTGGCGGGTGACTCTGCCCGCAATGCCTTTGATCTGTCTCAAGAAGATCAGAACACACGCGAGCGTTACGGAATGACCTCGTTTGGCCAGAATATTTTGCTCGCCCGCCGACTGGTGGAGCATGGTGTGACCGTGGCTTCGGTGCGCGTGACCGGCCCGAGCTGGGATGATCATCGCGATCTGGTCAAACGGATGCGGGATAAAGGGATTCCTTATGACCGGGCATTTGCGGCACTCGTGGAAGACCTGCATGAACGTGGGCTCGACAAAAAAGTGATGGTGGTGGCGATGGGCGAATTTGGTCGGACCCCGAAATTTAATCGGACTGCCGGCCGCGACCATTGGGGACGCGTGATGAGCGTTGCCCTCGCCGGGGGCGGAATTAAAACCGGTCAGGTGATTGGCGCTTCCGATGATAAAGGAGGCACACCGGCAGACGCTCCTTATCGTCCCGAAAATGTACTGGCAATGCTGTATCGCCATCTGGGCATCGACCCTGCGACTACGTTTCCGGATCATAGCGGCAGGCCGCGTTATATTCTGGAACGTCGGGATTTGATTCCCGAATTGATCTGA